In the Brassica napus cultivar Da-Ae chromosome A7, Da-Ae, whole genome shotgun sequence genome, one interval contains:
- the LOC106354157 gene encoding agamous-like MADS-box protein AGL12 has product MVRGKIQLKRIENPVHRQVTFCKRRTGLLKKAKELSVLCDAEIGVVIFSPQGKLFELATKGTMEGVIDKYMKCTGGHRGSSSATFTSQEQFQPPNLDPKDIEVNVLKKEVEMLQKGIRYMFGGGDGAMNLEELLLLEKHLEYWISQIRSAKMEIMLQEIQSLRNKEGVLKNANKYLLDKIEENNNSILDANFATVETNYSYIPLAMPSEIFQF; this is encoded by the exons ATGGTTCGTGGAAAGATTCAGCTGAAGAGGATCGAGAACCCGGTTCACAGACAAGTAACGTTCTGCAAAAGGAGAACTGGTCTTCTCAAAAAGGCTAAGGAGCTCTCTGTGCTCTGTGACGCCGAGATTGGTGTTGTAATTTTTTCTCCTCAGGGCAAGCTCTTTGAGCTTGCAACTAAagg AACAATGGAGGGGGTGATTGATAAGTACATGAAGTGTACTGGTGGTCATCGTGGTTCTTCTTCTGCTACTTTTACTTCTCAAGAACAATTTCAACCCCCAAATCTT GATCCGAAAGATATTGAGGTCAATGTGCTTAAGAAAGAGGTTGAGATGCTTCAGAAAGGAATAAG GTATATGTTTGGAGGAGGAGATGGGGCGATGAATCTTGAAGAACTTCTTCTGCTAGAGAAGCATCTTGAGTATTGGATTTCTCAGATCCGCTCTGCTAAG ATGGAGATTATGCTTCAAGAAATTCAATCCTTGAGGAACAAG GAAGGAGTCCTCAAAAATGCCAACAAGTATCTCCTCGATAAG ATAGAGGAGAACAACAATAGCATATTAGATGCTAACTTCGCAACAGTGGAGACTAACTATTCTTATATTCCACTAGCCATGCCAAGTGAAATATTTCAGTTCTAG